The Trueperaceae bacterium genome includes a region encoding these proteins:
- a CDS encoding TRAP transporter large permease subunit, whose product MFGAAVVLLLIGYPVAFSLGGTAVLFTLIGSDFLPGLGLDLPWEPLFRVARLNIMPQRIYGTIMENYTLVAVPFFVFMGVMLERSGLAEELLETMGILFGRLRGGLAISVVVVGALLAASTGVVGASVVTMGILALPVMLKYDYSKPLSAGVIAASGTLGQIIPPSIVLVILGDQMGISVGQLFLGSFVPGFMLAGLFVAWVAFTAWVKPHEAPALPLEARQMPAKVLAVKIVRSLVPPLFLILLVLGSIFFGIATPTEAGAAGAIGAMLLALVNGRLNLKNLVDTMRQTTQLTSMVFIILVGATAFSMVFTALRGDTLVDQFLVNLPGGKWGFLFFTMLTIFVLGFFIDFIEITFIVVPFITPIAAHFFGQDMLLWFGVVIAMNLQSSFLTPPFGFALFYLKGVAPPQIKTEHIYRGIIPFVLIQIVALLLLVAFPGIVQWLPSISNAQ is encoded by the coding sequence ATGTTCGGCGCGGCCGTGGTGCTGCTCCTCATCGGCTACCCGGTGGCGTTCAGCCTGGGCGGCACCGCCGTGCTGTTCACGCTCATCGGCTCCGACTTCCTCCCCGGCCTGGGCTTGGACCTGCCGTGGGAGCCTCTGTTCCGCGTGGCGCGGCTCAACATCATGCCGCAACGCATCTACGGCACCATCATGGAGAACTACACGCTCGTGGCGGTGCCGTTCTTCGTGTTCATGGGCGTCATGCTGGAACGCTCCGGCCTGGCAGAGGAGCTCCTCGAGACGATGGGCATCCTCTTCGGGCGGCTGCGGGGCGGCCTCGCCATCTCCGTCGTGGTGGTGGGCGCCCTCCTGGCGGCCTCCACCGGCGTGGTGGGCGCCTCCGTCGTCACCATGGGCATCCTCGCGCTGCCCGTCATGCTCAAGTACGACTACAGCAAGCCGCTGTCGGCGGGCGTGATCGCCGCCTCCGGCACGCTCGGGCAGATCATCCCGCCCTCCATCGTCCTCGTCATCCTGGGCGACCAGATGGGGATAAGCGTGGGTCAGCTCTTCCTCGGTTCGTTCGTCCCGGGCTTCATGCTGGCCGGACTGTTCGTCGCGTGGGTCGCCTTCACCGCCTGGGTCAAGCCGCACGAGGCGCCGGCGCTGCCCCTCGAGGCGCGGCAGATGCCCGCCAAGGTGCTGGCCGTCAAGATCGTGCGCAGCCTCGTGCCACCCCTCTTCCTCATCCTGCTCGTCCTCGGCTCGATCTTCTTCGGCATCGCCACCCCCACGGAGGCAGGCGCGGCGGGCGCCATCGGCGCCATGCTCCTCGCGCTCGTGAACGGCCGCCTCAACCTCAAGAACCTGGTCGACACCATGCGCCAGACCACCCAGCTCACCAGCATGGTGTTCATCATCCTGGTGGGCGCCACCGCCTTCAGCATGGTGTTCACGGCCCTGCGCGGCGACACCCTCGTCGATCAGTTCCTCGTCAACCTGCCGGGCGGGAAGTGGGGCTTCCTGTTCTTCACCATGCTCACCATCTTCGTGCTCGGCTTCTTCATCGACTTCATCGAGATCACCTTCATCGTCGTGCCGTTCATCACGCCCATCGCGGCACACTTCTTCGGGCAGGACATGCTGCTCTGGTTCGGCGTCGTCATCGCCATGAACCTGCAGAGCTCGTTCCTCACCCCGCCGTTCGGCTTCGCGCTCTTCTACCTGAAGGGGGTGGCGCCGCCGCAGATCAAGACGGAGCACATCTACCGCGGCATCATCCCGTTCGTGCTCATCCAGATCGTGGCGCTACTGCTGCTCGTGGCTTTCCCCGGGATCGTGCAGTGGTTGCCTTCGATCTCTAACGCGCAGTAG